The window CAAAGTACGAGAATGGACCGAAGATGTTTCGCCATTCTGTGTCACCTACTGAGGACCATTGCTGGACTAACGTCGACGAAAGTCgtcgatgttgaggagatggtagcaatgttcctccACATTCTTGCGCATGATGTGAAAAATCGTGTCATTCAGCGAGAGTTCATGCGGTCGAGTGAGACAATTTCCCGCCATTTCAACATGGTCTTGTTAGCCGTCATTCGACTTCATGAGGAGcttttgaaaaaaccacaaccaGTGCCTAATGAATGCACAGATCAAAGATGGAGATGGTTTGAGGTACACATTTATCTCGAACTACGTACTTCCAACACAACGACGTTAGTTCTTCTCAATAATTTGTAGTTATGCGTTGCAGAATTGCCTAGGTGCATTAGATGGAACGTACATAAAAGTCAACGTTCCAGCAAGTGACCGGGCTAGGTATAGAACACGCAAGGGAGAGGTGGCCACAAATGTACTTGGcgtgtgtgacacgaaaggagaTTTCGTTTACGTACTTGCCGGGTTGAGAAGGATCAGCTGCGGACTCACGCATCCTCCGTGATGCCCTTTCAAGATCTAATGGGCTTAAGGTGGCCAAGGGTAAGTAACAACGGCATTGTACCTATGAATGCAATTTTGCAAGTAACAGCTGCGAAATTTTAATCGTGCATTGTGATCACAGGCTATTACTACCTGGTTGATGTCGGGTACCCAAATGCGGAGGGTTTTCTGGCACCATACAGAGGCCAACGCTATCACTTACAAGAATGACGtggccctgaaaatgcaccttcaacgtcgaaagagttcttcaatatgaagcATTCGTCTGCTCGTAATGTAATCGAAAGAGCATTCGGTGTCTTGAAGGGTCGATGAGCGATACTGCGGGGAAAGTCATACTACCCTGTAGAAGTTCAATGTCGCACAATACTCGCATGTTGTCTCCTCCACAACCTTATCAATAGGGAGATGACAAACTTTGATATACAAGACAACATAGATGAGGTTGATTCCACCCACGCGACTACTGCCGCCgatgacatacattacatagagaCGTCGAATGAGTGGAGTCAATGGAGGGACGACCTTGCAGAAGAAATGTTTAGTGAATGGGAGTTGCTaaccaatagaaaaattaaatgttccccgttcattttcatacttaagtaGTGATTGCAATAGGTCTTATTTTGTCATAGCTTTTGTAAcatgattattttgaatgtattggtTACGCAAGTAACTTACTGCCAAACTGTTTTTCAGTAGGAGTTCACTGTACTATGAAACTAATCGTATGTATGTTATCTAATCATACGGAACttaatgaaactaatatgtttgtgttttacttctagcatgacaagttcatcgagactacctaaacatacttggactaaagaggaagaggcaggCCTTGTGGAGTTGGTCAATGCTGGTGGGTGGAGGTCCGACAATGGGACCTTTCACCATGGGTACTTAAATCAGCTGGCGAGAATGATGGCCTTCAAGATCCCAGGTTGTAATATCCATGCTTCAACCATCGATAGccgaatcaaattgatgaaGAGAATGTTCCATGCACTTGCGAAGATGCGTGGCCCAAACTGTAGTGGTTTTGGGtggaatgatgaaaaaaaatgcatcGTCACGGAAAAAGAAGTCTTTGACGATTGGGTAAAGGTGCGTTATTAGTCATTTGAACACTTGTACTATTATTTCAATACATGGACTAATAGTTTATTATTGCACTTATATAGAGTCATCCGACGGCGAAAGGCCTCCTTAATAAGTCGTTTGCCCACTATGACGAATTGTCGTACGTGTTTGGCAAAGATCGTGCAACAGGAGGCTGGGTTGAGAGTTTTGCGGACATTGGATCAAACCATCCTGTTGGGTATGACGCATTTCCTGCTGACGCTGCGCCAGATACGGACTTCCCGCCAATGTACAGTCCGGGATTGAACATATCGCCTGATGATTTGATGGAAACAAGAACCGCTAGGGTCAATGAACGTAGGAATGTTTCAAGCAGGTCTAAGCGGAAACGTCCAAGACATGCCATAGATAGTGGGGACATAGTTCGTACTGCCATTGAGTACGGAAATGAACAATTTCATCGCATTGCTGAATGGCCTATCCTACAACGTCAAGACGCTAGCCAAACACGTCAAGAGATTGTTCGACAATTGGAGGCCATCTCTGAGCTCACATTGATGGATAGGTGTCACTTAATGCGTATACTTATGCGTAACGTCGATGACATGAAAGCTTTCCTTGAAGTTCCGGACAATATGAAGTACCCGTACTGCAACatcattcttcaagaaaaccgatgactagtttgtttgttgtatttgtattaatgaaacttttcttacttggactatatgttcttcttctaacttgttatgtcttattatataacgaacttgaaattctgttgaagttaattagtttgtattttcatttcgctttaaaatgtaatggtatgaattgttgtattatcctattaatgtagtgttttcgttgaagtttttttttacaatatttataagttgcgtatacgtggaaataatttggtttaaatatgctaatgaatttacggatttaagaattaattttggacgacataacataagagaagaaacaaaattattaaatgggactcaatataattattttataaaacgcATATTTGTTACTCACATGGGTAcgcaaatttttttttcaaaacctaTTTACAGAACTATGTTTAGGttattctaattacataattgaatattgatcatgaaaaaaaaattatatattttttattcttatattaacattccttatttaaaaaaaaataacataaatctaattaacgtAATCTTCACTCCAAACAAGTTTTAAGATAATACTACACtcataactcttcctccaaacacattttgtaataatactataataataattttttccccaaacacatattataataatactacaataataattctttccccaaacacatattattataatactactataataatccctttcccaaacacatactattataatactacatttcatatttcttcccccaaacacatattataataacactaccaataaaaactcttcctccaaacacatattatcgtAACACtgggattatcataatcctaagattatcataatacttttctcccataactctttccctccccgGAACACACCCTTGGTATTTGGTATAAGAATGATGATGCACAAAAGTTAGTAAATAATATGCATGCTATATAGCTCACTTGATTAAGTTAGATGTTGAAATCATTTCAAATGGTTACAAATaccctttattttatttgttatactCAAAAGGAAGGTATGCACGTGTCAAATTGGTGTAAAAGAAGATTATTAATCACTATAAACAAAACCAGTAGTTGGAATGACCGTGGAAATTGGTTACTTGAGGGGATCATGCTTCTCTAAAGTATTCGAAAATGCAGTTTGGTTTAGGTTAAAATATGAGCCCTAGCAAtcttctaaacttttaaatttaagttaTTTTAACTCAATCTCGAACACGTGTTTGAGAACAAACAATTTCACTAACCACTGCTCACTACCAAACTTCAGGATTCCCCCATGCTGGAAAGAAGATTTTATATCTTTTGTTTTCACTCATCCATTATCACTTCCATCAAGCTTCTCTGCCTTCCAATTCTATCGCCATTACATTAAAGCTCACTTTTCTCTGAATTGCTGCTTAGGTATTGGGTTTGTCTGTCTTCGCATTTTTATCCTTCTTTTGTAGGGTTTTATCTGATGAACTCCATGAATGGATTTGTTTATCTTCATCTGCAATTCCATTGTTTTTCTGATTCTTCCGAACCCATGTTTCTTCCGTTTTAGTTGATTCAAGCAAAaagatgaagagagagagtgagaCCATTGTCAAATTCCTTATTGATCTTCAAACGAACTAGAATTTTTCATGTTGAAATTGacttgaattttttatattgtcTTTCAATTAATCAGGAAAAGCTGATTTGATTTCAAGGCACATGATATGTCTACCACGAAGATATACATAGtgtaagtttcttcctcttgcaCTTTCCATTTCCTATACTCTTTCGCTTGAGTTTTCTGAATTTTCTTTCCTGTTTGTTTGTGTTAAGTCGCCAATCAATAATAAAAAACTTAAGATGataaattatgaaaattttagTTAGGTTAACACTTCTCTCACTTGTGATTGTAAAATTTGTATAAGACCAAATTAGTGGAAATCAATATTATTGCAAAACAAAAGCTTAAGTGGATTGGttatcaaatttttttaattatgtatAACACTTTAGCAGTTCGGATTCCTGCTTTTGTTTCCATGGAACCCCCTCTTCTAttattcaaattccaatttGATTTACTGCTGACATATCAAAGGACTATAGGTACTATTCTTTACATGGCCATGTTGGGACCATGGCAAGGAGAATTCAACAGGGAGCTAATTCAGTTCAAGGGGTTGAAGCCACTCTATGGCAGGTACTGTGACTCTTAAAGTATTAGGGAGCATTTGGAGCAAGTAGTGAAGTTGTTTAGACACCGAACTCTTTGGGCTAAAGAAGAAGTGGGGTTTCTCCAACTATGTTCCTTGGGCCAAATATTCCCTTAATGAAATAAGAAAAAGCaacattgtttctttttgtaaCAAGTGATACTGAATTTGGATCGAAGTTAGAATTTAGTGTTCTTAAGTGAAACTAAATGCTTCTTCCATAGATGCTCCAAAATCACCTTTTGAGTATATAACCAAATGTTGACAATTAAGACTGCAATTTATTTTCCCCAAATCTTTGGTTGGTTCTAAGTTTTGCCTGACTTGAGACTAACTGGTTTGGAGAAGGTGCCTGAGACATTGTCCGATATGATACTGAAAAAGATCAACGCTCCTCCAAAAGCAGATGATGTGCAAGAGATCCATCCAGAACAACTGGTGGAAGCAGATGGTTTTCTTTTCGGGTTTCCATCACGATTTGGGGTCATGGCTTCTCAATTCAAGGCGTTCTTTGATGCAACAAGTGAGATATGGCAGTCTCAAGCACTTGCTGGCAAACCTGCTGGAATTTTCTGGAGTACTGGTTTTCATGGTGGAGGTCAGGAGCTTACTGCGTAAGATCTTGTTCTCTTGTTAGCTTTCGGCATTGTCCTTCTATCAGCCTACGTTTTTGAACAAAGAACAATACTAATTTTTAAGACAAGTTTCAATCATAGTTTACACAAGGACCTCCTGCAGTTTTTATTTTGCTAAATCAAGTTTTGGCTAATTTAGTTCCATTGTGTTAGCTTTTTACCTATAGGAAACTTGTTTGGAACAGCTAGTAACCAAATGGCCTATTTTATCAAATTGCACGA is drawn from Cucumis melo cultivar AY chromosome 11, USDA_Cmelo_AY_1.0, whole genome shotgun sequence and contains these coding sequences:
- the LOC127143932 gene encoding uncharacterized protein LOC127143932; the protein is MDRRCFAILCHLLRTIAGLTSTKVVDVEEMVAMFLHILAHDVKNRVIQREFMRSSETISRHFNMVLLAVIRLHEELLKKPQPVPNECTDQRWRWFENCLGALDGTYIKVNVPASDRARYRTRKGEVATNVLGVCDTKGDFVYAITTWLMSGTQMRRVFWHHTEANAITYKNDVALKMHLQRRKSSSI
- the LOC103502028 gene encoding probable NAD(P)H dehydrogenase (quinone) FQR1-like 3, giving the protein MSTTKIYIVYYSLHGHVGTMARRIQQGANSVQGVEATLWQVPETLSDMILKKINAPPKADDVQEIHPEQLVEADGFLFGFPSRFGVMASQFKAFFDATSEIWQSQALAGKPAGIFWSTGFHGGGQELTALTAITQLAHHGMIFVPLGYTFGSKMMEMNEVKGGSPYGAGTFAADGTRHPTELELEQAFYQGKYVAELTKKLKN